The following are encoded together in the Terriglobia bacterium genome:
- a CDS encoding PAS domain-containing protein, which produces MVSWIIALLLPAAAWTFTSYTQAYFHPGLGAFFTAAAVLAAAIGGMRMAFVAATLNVAAMNLFARLYLPSTQHTNIGFWSVLMVTVALVVGYAREKWSAAEMLAGRLSTDLARLRDELESQRTDLRRFHDLSVRLSSSLELQRLLNDVLVSVASLQKTDLALLLVLPERKSKVLRVETYTGFAAEQIKLFGELPASFFSPERRVLIEDIEKPGTHFPFMEAAKEVGFRAVFSMPIMNARGEPLGMVVTFFRHPYAPSDRQSRLVELYARQAANALDNARLYRDSLDTLAAEQHRTAVLRSLAEASVQINSALTMDSVLQAITDQARTIIGARQAFTTLLAKGAWNQSLTCVSVAEGEPAFKFPQESSENFILACSLNKPVRLDSSGGGTRPWRAMMKNEEATRHGWLAAPLLTRDGRNLGLIQLFEKMNGEFTEDDEAILVQLAHMASVATDNVRLYREAQEQIAEIKRTQEALERSKENMELAQQYVGIGIWEWDLHTEALAWSDKISRLHGVEPGNFDGKYASWMECIHPEDRQQVHHAITEATARNGDYEVQYRVVYADKSVHWLETRGRTMMIGNTPVRMLGVAMDITSRKLAEEALRRSEKLAATGRLAASIAHEINNPLAAVTNALYILRISAGMPQNALEYVRTAEAELARVVHITRQTLGFYREPSSPVPIYVPQVMEEVLSAYGTKIQKHGTNVLTLYEDVGQLAAFPGELRQVFSNLVLNALEALPEAGKIFVRVREAHDREEKRGVRITVSDNGPGIAPENLPRIFEPFFTTKESKGTGLGLWVSQGIVHKHGGKIRVRSSISEGHHGTTFAIFLPFAAKEAPAAQPPATQESTGSDAVVQNEVASGNKSSAA; this is translated from the coding sequence GTGGTCTCTTGGATCATCGCCCTCCTTCTGCCTGCTGCCGCGTGGACCTTCACCAGCTACACGCAAGCCTATTTCCATCCTGGGTTGGGAGCGTTCTTTACTGCCGCCGCGGTGCTGGCTGCGGCGATCGGCGGAATGCGCATGGCTTTCGTGGCCGCCACGCTGAACGTGGCTGCCATGAACCTGTTCGCGCGCCTGTATCTGCCCAGCACCCAGCATACGAACATCGGATTCTGGTCCGTGCTGATGGTGACCGTGGCGCTGGTGGTGGGCTACGCGCGAGAGAAATGGTCGGCCGCGGAAATGCTCGCCGGACGCCTCAGCACCGACCTGGCCCGCCTACGCGACGAGCTGGAATCGCAACGCACTGACCTGCGGCGCTTTCACGATCTCAGCGTGCGGCTCTCCAGCAGCCTGGAATTGCAGCGCCTGCTGAATGACGTGCTGGTATCGGTGGCGTCGCTGCAAAAGACCGATCTGGCTCTGCTGCTGGTGCTGCCGGAGCGCAAGAGCAAAGTGCTGCGGGTGGAAACCTACACGGGTTTCGCGGCTGAGCAGATCAAGCTCTTCGGCGAGCTGCCGGCGTCGTTCTTTTCGCCGGAGCGCCGCGTGCTGATTGAAGACATTGAAAAACCCGGGACACATTTTCCGTTCATGGAAGCCGCCAAGGAAGTCGGGTTCCGTGCGGTGTTCAGCATGCCCATCATGAACGCGCGGGGCGAACCGCTGGGCATGGTGGTCACGTTCTTCCGACATCCCTACGCGCCCAGCGACCGGCAGTCACGACTAGTGGAACTCTACGCCCGCCAGGCGGCCAACGCGCTGGACAACGCGCGCTTGTATCGCGATTCGCTGGACACGCTGGCGGCCGAGCAGCATCGCACCGCCGTGCTGCGGTCGCTGGCGGAAGCATCTGTGCAGATCAATTCCGCGCTCACCATGGATTCCGTGCTGCAAGCCATCACCGACCAGGCGCGGACCATCATCGGCGCGCGCCAGGCTTTTACCACGCTGCTGGCCAAAGGCGCGTGGAACCAGAGTCTCACGTGCGTGTCCGTGGCGGAAGGCGAACCGGCCTTCAAGTTTCCGCAGGAAAGCTCAGAGAATTTCATCCTGGCGTGCAGTCTCAACAAGCCGGTGCGGCTGGACTCCAGCGGCGGCGGGACCCGCCCGTGGCGCGCCATGATGAAGAATGAAGAAGCCACACGGCATGGCTGGCTGGCCGCTCCCCTGCTCACCCGTGATGGCCGTAACCTGGGATTGATCCAGCTGTTTGAGAAGATGAACGGCGAGTTCACGGAAGACGATGAGGCAATCCTGGTGCAGCTGGCGCACATGGCGTCCGTGGCCACTGACAACGTGCGGCTGTATCGCGAAGCGCAGGAGCAGATCGCGGAAATCAAACGGACGCAGGAAGCGCTGGAGCGCAGCAAAGAAAACATGGAACTGGCGCAGCAGTACGTGGGCATCGGCATATGGGAGTGGGACCTCCACACCGAAGCGCTGGCTTGGTCGGACAAAATCTCCCGCCTGCACGGCGTGGAGCCGGGAAATTTTGACGGCAAGTACGCCAGTTGGATGGAGTGCATTCATCCTGAGGACCGGCAGCAGGTACATCATGCGATTACCGAAGCCACGGCGCGGAACGGCGACTATGAAGTGCAATATCGCGTGGTGTACGCGGACAAGAGCGTCCACTGGCTGGAGACCCGCGGCCGCACCATGATGATCGGCAATACGCCAGTGCGGATGCTGGGTGTGGCCATGGATATCACCTCGCGCAAGCTGGCGGAAGAGGCGCTGCGCCGTTCAGAAAAGCTGGCGGCCACCGGACGTCTGGCGGCCAGCATCGCGCACGAAATCAACAATCCGCTGGCGGCGGTGACCAACGCGCTGTACATCCTGCGCATCAGCGCGGGCATGCCGCAGAACGCGCTGGAATACGTCCGCACGGCGGAAGCCGAACTGGCGCGCGTGGTCCACATCACGCGGCAGACGCTGGGCTTTTATCGCGAACCGTCGTCGCCCGTGCCCATCTACGTTCCGCAAGTCATGGAAGAAGTGCTCTCCGCGTACGGCACCAAGATCCAGAAGCATGGGACAAACGTCTTGACGCTTTATGAGGATGTGGGACAACTGGCGGCCTTCCCCGGCGAACTGCGGCAGGTGTTCTCCAACCTGGTGCTCAACGCGCTGGAAGCGCTGCCCGAGGCCGGAAAAATCTTTGTTCGCGTGCGCGAGGCGCATGACCGCGAAGAAAAGCGTGGCGTAAGGATCACGGTGAGCGACAACGGTCCAGGTATCGCGCCGGAGAACCTGCCCAGGATCTTTGAACCGTTCTTCACCACCAAAGAAAGCAAAGGCACCGGACTGGGACTGTGGGTGAGCCAGGGGATCGTGCACAAGCACGGAGGCAAGATTCGCGTCCGCAGCAGCATTAGTGAGGGCCATCACGGGACCACGTTTGCGATCTTCCTACCCTTCGCCGCGAAAGAAGCTCCCGCCGCACAGCCGCCCGCGACGCAGGAAAGCACGGGAAGCGATGCGGTGGTGCAGAACGAAGTGGCGTCAGGCAACAAGTCCTCAGCGGCGTAA
- a CDS encoding PadR family transcriptional regulator, with translation MSDPKADVMQGTLDLMVLKTLDGLGTMHGYGIARRIEQVSEDMLHLNQGTLYPALLRLQQKGWITSKWGVSENNRKARFYAITAAGKKQLAVEARNWERISRVMGRLLHGLQEA, from the coding sequence ATGAGCGACCCCAAAGCTGACGTCATGCAAGGCACGCTGGACCTGATGGTGCTCAAGACCCTGGACGGCCTTGGCACCATGCACGGCTACGGCATCGCGCGGCGCATTGAGCAGGTGTCAGAAGATATGCTGCACCTCAACCAGGGAACGCTCTATCCCGCGCTGCTGCGCCTGCAGCAAAAAGGCTGGATCACTTCCAAGTGGGGCGTTTCTGAGAACAATCGCAAGGCCCGCTTCTATGCCATCACCGCTGCGGGAAAGAAGCAGCTCGCGGTGGAAGCCCGCAACTGGGAGCGCATCTCCCGCGTCATGGGACGCCTGCTCCACGGTCTGCAGGAAGCCTGA
- a CDS encoding prepilin-type N-terminal cleavage/methylation domain-containing protein, which translates to MVNTKKSLSPGASAQRGFSLVEALVVVMVILVIAAIAIPSLIQSRMKANEAAAVASMKTIQTAETLYSTEFPEEGFAPSLAVLGPNGTDCSNAGPTNSCIIMDDALASGLKSGYIFVLTGDGNTPTRAYTLTASPESSSASGRCTFSSNQTGLISKTVSGSGSGSGTFTVGTSGTCD; encoded by the coding sequence ATGGTAAACACAAAAAAGTCGCTGTCCCCAGGCGCAAGCGCCCAGCGAGGATTTTCCCTGGTTGAGGCGCTGGTGGTGGTCATGGTGATTCTGGTGATTGCTGCCATAGCGATTCCCAGCCTGATTCAGTCCCGCATGAAAGCCAATGAAGCCGCGGCGGTGGCCTCCATGAAGACCATACAGACCGCGGAGACCTTGTATTCCACCGAGTTTCCCGAGGAAGGGTTCGCGCCGAGCCTGGCCGTGCTGGGGCCGAACGGGACTGACTGCTCCAACGCGGGGCCGACCAATTCCTGCATCATCATGGACGATGCCCTGGCCAGCGGGCTCAAGAGCGGCTACATCTTTGTGCTGACGGGCGATGGCAACACACCCACCCGCGCCTACACCTTGACCGCCTCGCCGGAGAGCAGCAGCGCGTCGGGCCGGTGCACTTTCTCCTCCAACCAGACAGGACTGATCTCCAAGACCGTCTCCGGTTCTGGAAGCGGCTCTGGGACCTTCACCGTGGGCACCAGCGGCACCTGCGACTAA
- a CDS encoding DUF2911 domain-containing protein: protein MRNRIFTGGTAVAVAALVVGLTTAGVAQQDKSKRPSPPATADVTLKSKKITVDYSRPSLRGRKLGTDLAPYGYVWRVGANEATTLTTATNLDIGGVKVPAGTYTLYALPAESGWKLIINKQTGQWGTEYHQEQDLARVDMKTSALPQLVEQFTISFNKKGDDTASLQLDWENTRVSVTVKAE, encoded by the coding sequence ATGCGGAACAGGATCTTTACAGGTGGAACGGCGGTCGCGGTCGCCGCGCTGGTGGTCGGTTTGACGACTGCCGGCGTCGCACAGCAGGACAAGAGCAAGCGGCCCAGTCCTCCGGCAACGGCCGATGTCACGCTCAAGAGCAAGAAGATCACGGTGGATTACAGCCGTCCATCGCTGCGGGGAAGAAAGCTGGGAACCGACCTGGCGCCTTACGGCTACGTCTGGCGGGTTGGCGCCAATGAAGCCACCACGCTGACAACCGCGACGAACCTGGACATCGGCGGCGTGAAGGTCCCGGCCGGCACGTACACGCTCTACGCATTGCCCGCGGAAAGCGGATGGAAGCTGATCATCAATAAGCAGACCGGACAATGGGGCACCGAGTACCACCAGGAACAAGATCTGGCCCGCGTGGACATGAAGACGTCGGCGCTGCCGCAACTGGTGGAGCAGTTCACCATTTCCTTCAACAAGAAGGGCGACGACACCGCCAGCCTGCAACTCGATTGGGAAAACACCCGCGTATCGGTGACGGTGAAAGCTGAGTAG
- a CDS encoding AAA family ATPase, whose product MSLGQIVEIIHSSELQEWKKRNEDALKAQFGGPQGRYPAAAAKAVQLRAPDMKGDSGVPFSAYIHPSNPTSGPYGGFSFVIFPSSNEPALLGLVVGTQGLAPDEAILGRPGHARKAQAIGAWLNREFGKGEQIAWTKQDPTRTDITVPDHIQRNWPGSKDAFNTYGNVMYALFRPTSDRSVTLKAVAAFLDLMFEERGIRPNAPQREDSEKIRSRWFNHLMPQVDSKEVKALLEQKRFVVIQGPPGTGKTTMALDMLADEYKGAGRTIQLHPNTTYETFIGGLSPDHSDQVRGLQFRPKRGFLMQAAADALKIQPKPYLLNIDEINRADLSKILGEAIYLLEANDIRKREISLPYNFEKPFDEKFSIPDNLYILGTMNSADRSIAIVDVAIRRRFAFVSLWPQMSVVAKNGCGLMQHAFRELIAIFVEYAQDDAFNLVPGHSYFLEKDESKAPVSLKVSLAPLLEEYLAQGYVGGFSEQIRSYLQWVHSL is encoded by the coding sequence ATGAGCCTAGGACAGATTGTCGAAATCATCCACTCCAGTGAACTGCAGGAGTGGAAAAAGCGAAACGAAGACGCTCTGAAAGCTCAGTTCGGCGGCCCCCAAGGACGGTATCCAGCGGCTGCGGCGAAGGCAGTCCAGCTGAGAGCGCCGGACATGAAAGGTGATTCTGGGGTTCCATTCTCCGCTTATATCCACCCGAGCAACCCGACATCGGGGCCTTACGGAGGATTCTCTTTTGTTATTTTCCCGTCCTCGAACGAGCCCGCCCTTCTTGGTCTGGTAGTCGGAACCCAGGGGCTTGCCCCTGATGAGGCTATTCTAGGACGCCCAGGGCATGCAAGGAAAGCGCAAGCAATTGGTGCGTGGCTAAACCGAGAGTTCGGAAAAGGTGAGCAGATCGCTTGGACGAAACAAGATCCCACTCGTACGGATATCACGGTGCCCGATCATATTCAAAGGAATTGGCCGGGTTCGAAAGATGCCTTCAACACTTATGGCAACGTGATGTACGCGCTTTTTCGGCCAACCAGTGACCGAAGCGTGACGCTCAAGGCAGTGGCCGCTTTTCTTGATTTGATGTTCGAAGAACGAGGAATTCGGCCTAACGCGCCGCAGCGTGAAGACAGTGAGAAGATTCGTTCAAGGTGGTTTAACCACCTGATGCCGCAAGTCGATTCTAAAGAAGTTAAGGCATTGCTTGAGCAAAAGCGTTTTGTAGTCATCCAAGGTCCACCGGGCACGGGGAAGACGACAATGGCGCTAGATATGCTCGCGGATGAGTATAAGGGCGCGGGCCGCACAATCCAGCTGCATCCAAATACGACATATGAGACCTTCATTGGCGGATTGTCTCCCGATCACTCAGATCAAGTGCGGGGGCTGCAATTTCGGCCCAAACGCGGCTTTCTTATGCAAGCCGCTGCCGACGCGCTAAAAATCCAGCCTAAGCCCTACCTGCTCAATATTGACGAGATTAACCGCGCAGATTTGAGCAAGATACTCGGTGAGGCTATCTATTTGCTAGAAGCCAACGACATTCGAAAACGGGAAATAAGTCTGCCGTATAATTTCGAAAAGCCTTTTGATGAGAAGTTCAGCATTCCTGACAACCTGTACATTCTCGGCACAATGAATAGCGCCGATCGTAGCATTGCGATCGTGGACGTAGCCATTCGCCGAAGGTTTGCGTTCGTCTCGCTCTGGCCGCAGATGAGCGTGGTTGCAAAGAACGGTTGCGGACTGATGCAGCATGCATTCCGAGAATTGATTGCCATTTTCGTTGAGTACGCTCAGGACGATGCGTTCAATCTGGTTCCGGGACACTCGTATTTCCTCGAGAAAGATGAGTCAAAGGCGCCTGTAAGCCTAAAAGTGAGCCTTGCACCCTTATTGGAAGAGTATCTTGCACAAGGGTACGTGGGCGGGTTTAGTGAGCAGATCCGGAGCTACTTGCAATGGGTCCACAGCCTATAA
- a CDS encoding helix-turn-helix transcriptional regulator — MDAAKTVQRKLREAQGVLTHRAFAKRLGISVGSLARLRNSPQNVTLYTIEKISRALGVTPSQFLDDGDAHHRRK, encoded by the coding sequence ATGGATGCCGCGAAAACGGTTCAACGAAAACTTCGGGAGGCGCAGGGGGTGCTGACCCACCGCGCTTTCGCGAAGAGGCTCGGCATTTCGGTCGGCTCGCTTGCTCGCCTCAGAAACTCTCCGCAAAACGTGACGCTGTACACGATTGAAAAAATCAGTCGTGCTCTGGGCGTTACGCCATCCCAGTTCTTGGACGACGGCGACGCTCATCATCGGAGAAAGTAA
- a CDS encoding OmpA family protein, with amino-acid sequence MKMRNPLVLTGKAQSGKAQTGYARIAYICAAVAAAVAMLMPAGAAAQIQSLGATQAQQPQVVSRTTKAVNYRLRTDTVKVEFHGTDLMANATGEARVTGKKSSIEIDAKFENLDDPTKFGLEYLTLVMWAVSPQGRAVNLGELVIDHNNSKLKAITDMSTFGLIVTAEPYFAVNQPGNMVVMENIVPAGGRQENIEARYELLGRGTYSSVNTHIQDAIFGIDRKTPRALFEARNAVRIARIAAAEKYAASILAKADGQLRAAEEAYVQKRDKGTIETLARETVSTAEEARVMAVKQKAEEEANAKAAAEKRAAEEREAQARLNAQAEAQRRVDAENAKAQAEQARKQAEAATAEAVRMKQEADQARQEAEAAKAQAETAKAQAVAQQQQLAVEADKARKAAEEADRLRAQAEREKADLRAQLLQQLNAVLATRDTARGLIANMSDVLFKTGSFELLPGARERLAKVSGIVLAHPGLHLEVEGHTDSVGGDEYNQTLSEHRAEAVRNYLVQQGIADNTITSRGFGKTSPVASNDTPEGRQQNRRVELVLSGEAIGTKATAANQQR; translated from the coding sequence ATGAAGATGAGAAATCCCCTGGTCCTAACTGGGAAAGCCCAAAGCGGGAAAGCCCAAACTGGGTACGCCCGAATCGCGTACATCTGCGCTGCCGTGGCAGCCGCTGTCGCCATGCTGATGCCGGCGGGCGCCGCCGCGCAGATACAGTCGCTGGGCGCGACGCAGGCGCAGCAGCCGCAAGTGGTCTCCCGCACCACCAAGGCCGTCAACTATCGCCTGCGCACGGACACCGTCAAAGTGGAATTCCACGGCACGGACCTGATGGCCAACGCCACGGGCGAAGCCAGGGTCACCGGCAAAAAAAGCAGCATTGAAATTGACGCCAAGTTTGAGAACCTGGACGACCCCACCAAGTTCGGCCTGGAGTATCTGACGCTGGTGATGTGGGCGGTCTCGCCCCAGGGGCGCGCCGTGAACCTGGGCGAGCTGGTCATTGACCACAACAACAGCAAGCTGAAAGCCATCACCGACATGTCGACCTTCGGCCTGATCGTGACCGCCGAACCGTACTTTGCCGTGAACCAGCCGGGCAACATGGTGGTGATGGAAAACATTGTCCCCGCCGGCGGACGCCAGGAAAATATTGAGGCCCGTTATGAGCTGCTGGGACGCGGAACCTACTCGTCAGTAAACACCCACATTCAGGACGCGATTTTCGGCATTGATCGCAAGACCCCGCGCGCGCTGTTTGAGGCCCGCAACGCCGTGCGCATTGCGCGCATCGCCGCCGCCGAGAAGTACGCGGCGTCCATCCTGGCCAAAGCCGACGGCCAGTTGCGCGCCGCCGAAGAAGCTTACGTCCAGAAGCGGGACAAGGGGACGATTGAAACCCTGGCGCGCGAAACCGTGAGCACCGCGGAAGAAGCCCGCGTGATGGCCGTAAAACAGAAAGCCGAAGAAGAAGCCAACGCCAAAGCCGCTGCCGAGAAGCGCGCCGCCGAAGAACGCGAAGCCCAGGCCCGCTTGAACGCGCAAGCGGAAGCCCAGCGCCGCGTGGACGCCGAGAACGCCAAGGCCCAGGCCGAGCAGGCGCGGAAGCAGGCGGAAGCCGCCACTGCGGAAGCTGTCCGCATGAAGCAGGAAGCCGACCAGGCCCGCCAGGAAGCGGAAGCCGCCAAGGCCCAGGCCGAGACCGCCAAGGCACAGGCCGTCGCCCAGCAACAGCAGTTGGCGGTTGAAGCCGACAAGGCGCGCAAAGCCGCCGAAGAAGCTGATCGTCTGCGCGCGCAAGCCGAACGCGAGAAGGCCGATCTTCGCGCGCAGCTCTTGCAGCAGTTGAACGCCGTGCTGGCCACGCGCGACACCGCGCGCGGTCTCATCGCCAACATGAGTGACGTCCTGTTCAAGACCGGCAGCTTTGAACTGCTGCCCGGAGCGCGCGAGCGTCTGGCAAAAGTTTCCGGCATTGTGCTGGCGCATCCGGGGCTGCACCTGGAAGTGGAAGGCCACACTGACAGCGTGGGCGGCGACGAATACAACCAGACGCTCTCGGAACATCGCGCGGAAGCGGTGCGCAATTATCTGGTCCAGCAAGGCATCGCCGACAACACGATTACCTCGCGCGGCTTCGGCAAGACCAGTCCGGTAGCGAGCAATGACACGCCGGAAGGCCGGCAGCAGAATCGTCGCGTGGAACTGGTGCTGTCAGGAGAAGCCATCGGGACGAAAGCCACGGCGGCGAATCAGCAGAGGTAG
- a CDS encoding MFS transporter: MSASATTPAFTQKTILQHKPFRILWMAQFVSIFGDFLALFGVISLITFKLHGTAVQVTSVTIAYVLPLAVLSPVAGVFVDHWNVKRVMIISDVVRAVLILMLLFVTDVRQICAIFFAISAVSSFFSPAQSVTLRVLVPAEGLLAANGLMTNAFFVVRLASPLVAGSVISTLGEKACFYLDTASFAFSAIMISTLAIVRPARADGEKTLASLTRDFLDGNKFIFTHAGLSFVFLAMAVATFVLSSFSPLISIFIRDMLHAGPFTFGVCSSMVGIGLIMGGMVLPRVSRTVSRVNVVLSGLFVLGAGAALLGGFSNIPMAAASMFLVGFAIAFVLIPAQTMSQQETPPTMVARVSGSFMSLMWIGQVMGLLISGFLAQKLGIRPLFLASAGAMALVTAAGYFMMRGRSHLAQTATERASAALD; this comes from the coding sequence ATGTCCGCTTCAGCCACCACTCCCGCGTTCACGCAAAAGACGATTCTGCAGCACAAGCCGTTCCGCATCCTGTGGATGGCCCAATTTGTCAGCATCTTCGGCGACTTCCTGGCGCTGTTCGGCGTGATCAGCTTGATCACCTTTAAGCTGCACGGCACAGCGGTGCAAGTCACGTCGGTGACCATTGCGTATGTGTTGCCGCTGGCGGTGCTCAGTCCGGTGGCCGGCGTGTTTGTGGACCACTGGAACGTCAAGCGGGTGATGATCATCAGTGACGTGGTGCGCGCCGTGCTGATCCTGATGCTGCTGTTCGTCACTGACGTGCGGCAGATCTGCGCCATCTTTTTTGCCATCAGCGCGGTCTCCAGCTTTTTCTCGCCGGCGCAATCGGTCACTCTGCGCGTCCTGGTGCCGGCGGAAGGCCTGCTCGCCGCCAACGGGCTCATGACCAACGCGTTTTTCGTCGTGCGCCTGGCCTCGCCGCTGGTGGCAGGCAGCGTGATCTCCACGCTGGGCGAAAAAGCCTGCTTTTATCTGGACACGGCGAGCTTTGCTTTTTCCGCCATCATGATTTCCACGCTGGCCATCGTGCGGCCGGCGCGGGCGGACGGCGAAAAAACTCTGGCGTCGCTTACCCGCGACTTTCTCGACGGCAACAAGTTCATCTTCACCCACGCCGGGCTGTCATTTGTCTTTCTGGCGATGGCCGTGGCCACGTTCGTACTCAGCTCGTTCAGCCCGCTCATCTCCATCTTTATCCGCGACATGCTGCATGCCGGGCCGTTCACCTTTGGCGTATGCAGTTCCATGGTGGGCATCGGGCTGATCATGGGCGGGATGGTCCTGCCGCGCGTCAGCCGCACTGTTTCCCGCGTCAACGTAGTGTTGAGCGGGCTTTTCGTTCTGGGGGCCGGAGCGGCGTTGCTGGGCGGCTTCAGCAATATTCCCATGGCGGCCGCCAGCATGTTTCTGGTGGGCTTTGCCATCGCCTTCGTTCTGATTCCGGCGCAGACCATGTCGCAGCAGGAAACGCCTCCCACCATGGTGGCCCGCGTGAGCGGCAGCTTCATGTCTCTGATGTGGATCGGCCAGGTGATGGGCTTGCTGATCTCCGGATTTCTGGCGCAGAAGCTGGGGATCCGCCCATTGTTTTTGGCGTCCGCCGGCGCCATGGCGCTGGTCACCGCCGCGGGCTACTTCATGATGCGCGGAAGGTCCCACTTGGCGCAGACTGCAACGGAACGCGCGTCAGCGGCCTTAGACTGA
- a CDS encoding energy transducer TonB, giving the protein MKKRVQPEYPELAKRLNIRGTVRVQVLVAPDGKVKEVKVLGGGPVLAQAAVEAAQKWVFEPEPQASTVVLKFDFNP; this is encoded by the coding sequence GTGAAAAAGAGAGTGCAGCCGGAGTACCCAGAGTTGGCAAAGCGGCTCAACATCCGCGGGACGGTGCGCGTCCAAGTGCTGGTTGCGCCCGATGGAAAGGTCAAAGAGGTAAAGGTGCTGGGCGGCGGTCCTGTACTGGCGCAGGCTGCCGTGGAGGCCGCGCAGAAGTGGGTGTTCGAACCCGAACCCCAGGCCTCAACCGTGGTGCTCAAATTTGATTTCAATCCGTGA